CAGTATTAAATTCATTGTAAAATTGTCTATCATAACTTTTTCAGAAAAACATATGCCCTTTTATTTTTTTATGATAGAATATTCTTTATATTCAGTATCTGTTTGCCTATAAGAACACTCTTATCACTGACAGAGAGCTACTTTTAAGATTAAGCATGTGGGTCGTTAGTTTTTGACCTGCGCTTCTCATCTCGTCATGCTGAAATGCTTCTTTATTGGCTTTTTCAAAACTATTAGTTGATTTTACGAGGTATTAACTAATTATTTACTCAAAAATCTTCATTATATTATGCAGCAAATTCCTCGTACTGAAAAAACACATTTTAAAGGAGAGGTGTCAGTGGAAACAGTAGAAAAGATTATTAGTGACGTAAGTGGTTTAGTGTGGGGTTTACCGCTTATCATTTTGCTCGTTGGAACAGGCGTTTACTTAACGGTTCGTCTCGCCTTTTTCTCATTTCAGCAGCTTCCTTATGCCTTATCGTTAGTCTTTAGGAAACGAGATGATGGAGCAGAAGGGGATATTTCACACTTCCAAGCTCTCATGACAGCTCTAGCTGCTACAGTCGGAACCGGTAATATTGCAGGTGTGGCATCAGCTGTTGCCGTTGGGGGGCCAGGGGCCATCTTTTGGATGTGGATCACAGCCTTTGTTGGAATGGCCACCAAATACAGTGAAGCCATCTTAGGTGTTCACTATCGACAGAAAAATAAAAATGGCGAAATGTCTGGTGGACCTATGTATTATATTGAGAAGGGTTTAAAGATGAAATGGCTTGCTGTTATCTTTGCTGGCTTTGCTGCTGTAGCAGCATTCGGTATCGGTAATATGGTACAGTCTCATGAAGCCGCCGGTGTAGCCTATCAAAACTTTAATATTCCTGTCTGGTTAACTGGTGCATGTTTGGCTCTTTTAGTCGGCTTAGTTATTATAGGTGGGATTAAAAGTATTGGTAAAGTTGTGGGTGTCATTGTTCCCGTTATGATTATTTTTTATATTTTTGCCGGACTTATTATTATCATCATGAATATTGCAGATGTCCCTAGCGCTTTCAGCTTAATTTTTACTGACGCATTCACTGGTCAAGCTGTTGCAGGAGGAGCAGTTGGAGCGGTCATCCAACAAGGAGTAGCTAGAGGTATATTCTCTAATGAAGCAGGTTTAGGTACTGGAGGAATTGCTGCCGCAGCCGCTAAAACAGATCTTCCAGCCAGACAAGCACTCGTCTCCATGACTCAAGTATTTATTGATACTATTATCGTGTGTACTATGACTGGGCTGGCCCTTGTCATGAGTCAAATGTATTTAGCAGCCGACCAATATGATTCTGCTGCCCAGCTTACTTCAGCTGCTTTTGAACAATTCTTGCCTGGCTTCGGTGGATATGTCGTGGCGATTGCGTTACTCTTTTTCGTCTTTTCTACTATTATTGGCTGGTCTTACTTTGGGGAAAAGTGTTTCACATATTTATTTGGAGAAAAGGTCTCTCTCCCTTATCGCATAGTTTTTGTTTTGGCATTATTTATCGGTGCAGTCGTATCTCTAGATATTGTGTGGGGATTTGCCGATGTCATGAACGGATTAATGGCTTTCCCTAACTTAGTGGCATTGCTTCTGCTCTCAGGTGTCGTCGTGAATGAAACTAAAAAATTCAAGAAAAAGCGACAAGAAGAACAGCAACAAGTGAAAGGTTCACAAGCTAACCTTTAAAACATCTCTACCTGCGAAAATCCACTATGTTGCCTCTTTTGTTATTTATCTTTAAAACGAGTCGTATAACTACTTCCAATCGTCTATCCATATAGATGATTGGATTTTTTATAATTACTCTTAATGAATAAATGCCCTAATTCAAAATAAGACGTCAAAATTCGAATTATGAAAGTGCCCTCCACTTCGTCAGACGGACGATTTCCCGAGGGCTTTCCTTCAGCTAATTTTTGCTCGTTAAACCCTCACCAAAGAGGATCTTCATACTGCGCTTCATCCTCAGGGAGTCGCCATCTTGCGTTTCAATCACTTTTTATCATAGATAAGCGTCCGTAAGACTCCCGCTGTTTAAAGATTTGTTTTATCATCCGCCTAGTAAATAAAAATAATCGCTTATTATTCGTGTTATTGCCTTAAAATCATCATTATGAAATCGTCTCTAATGTCATTTTTAATATAAACTAAACTCTTTTAAAAAATGAGGATGACTGCTTCATTAATTTATGTATCGTCTAGCAAATGCTTATGAAAACTACAGTATAGTTACCACCACTTTAGAATAGAAAAATCATGATGAGTCGCTATGTTGACTATTACATTAAAAGGCATGAAGCCATTTTAAAAATGGTTTCATGCCTGACATAGACATCTCCTAGATAATAAAGCATCGTTCATCCATTTCAAAAGCTTCAGGACCGTACAAATGCATCGTTAAATACTTACTCTTTTTATGGACTCACGCATCTTCTTACTCTTCGTCAAAGAGTGAACTTATAGATTCGTTATTATGGACTCGCATAATCCCTTCTGCAAGTAACGATCCAATTGATAAAGAAATAATTTTATCATCCCTCTTTACCTCGGATTGATAAATCGAATTTGTAATAATCACTTCTTTTAACGGTGATTGTCGAATTCTTTCCACAGCAGGCTCTGATAAGACACCATGAGAACAACAAGCATAAACCTCTTTAGCTCCGTTTTTCATAAGGGCTAGCGATCCTGTTGTTACCGTCCGTGCCGTATCAATCATATCGTCTATGATGATCGCTGTCTTCCCCTCAATATCACCAATAACATGGACACCTTGAACAGCATTTGGATCTGAACTTCGTTGTTTATCAAGGAAAGCAATAGGCGCATTCAGTCTATCAGCAAGCCCGCGTGCACGTGCAGTTCCAGCATTCTCAGGAGCAACTACAACAACTTCATCTAATTGTTTATTTATAAAGTAATCAGAAAGAAGAGCATTCGTCTTGAGCTGATCTACCGGGATATTAAAAAAGCCTTGGACTTGAGAGGCATGTATATCTACAGATAAAACTCTTGTTGCTCCAGCAGCCTCTAATAGATTTGCAATTAGTTTTGCTGTAATGGGTTCGCGAGCTCTCGCCTTTCTATCTTGGCGCGAGTAACCATAATATGGTATGACCACATTAATTGTTTTTGCCGATGCCCGTTTTAGAGCATCAATCATAATAAGCAGTTCCATTAAATACTCATTTCCTGGTTCAGAAGTGGATTGGATCAAATACGTATCGAAGCCTCTTATCGTTTCTTCTATACTAATTTGTACTTCTCCATCACTGAATCGTTTGATTGAGCAATCTCCTAATTCAACTCCGATATGATTGGCTATTTCTTCGGCTAAAGGGATATTTGAATTTAATGTAAATAATTTCATTTTTGATAAATCTCTCATTGAGCTCATTCGGATCCTCCAATCACGATCATTAATAGGTCGCGTTATCATTTTATCACAACAAAACCTTATTATTCCACGTCAGATATTTTTACATAAGTAATCGACCTCATTTAAAAGGTTATCGTCGAATAAAACGAACCTTCAATCAGTGGGGATTTTCGTTCTTCACCCACTGATAAGGAACACAAGCTAAAACGTCTTCGCGTCCTGCGAAAATGTGTGACCAACATCCTGTTGGCCCGAGTCAATCAAGACATTAACGTGCCGATATCTCCCAATTATATCCTATTTGTGAGCAGATAGGTTTACAAACCCTTATATGGGATAAAAACGCTCGACATTTTTTTTGACATCGGGGTCCAACTCAAGCGCTGGCGCATGGTGTGGCTTTTTCCTTGCATCAATGATGACATTATCACATCCCCAGTGCTTATGTCGATAAAAACTATTCACTCCGTAAATATCATGTGAAGGATTACTACGAGTAAACGTGGTCCATAAAAAATTACTCATTGTATCTGCTAAAAAATCACTATCATCGCAAACAATGATGAGCGGGCATTCAGAGATCTTATCATTCTCATTCAATTCTTGACCTAACTTAGCCATTTCGTCAGCTGCTTGGTCATCATTAAAATAAGCTTTCATCTCTAACGCGAGAACACCAGGCATCACTAATTTAGGGTTGTTAGCTAGAGATAACTTATTAAAAGATGGAGGGACGTTCTCAATTAACTCACGTTTTTTATCACCGTAAGCTGCAAAGATAACTTTACTACCACTGTTAAGCCCTTCTCCTGAATAATCTAACGTATCAATTGTCGTGTTTGTTTGAAAATGCAGATCACGATGTAAATCAATTCGTTCTAGTATATAGGTTAAAAAAGCTTTTTCATCATGTGTCGTTAATGTTTGACCATCCTCCGCCGTAATAAACAGATATTTAGCTAAACTTAATTGCCCTGTTCCAAGCACTCTATTGGCAATCGTCAATAATTCAGTTGGCCGTTTTACTTTTTCAAATGGGGTATACCTTTCACTGCCAATTGCAAACAAAAGAGGATGTACACCTGCAGCATCTACTGCATGCACTTCTTTAATACCAGGAATTTCCTGTTTAACCGCTTCACCAGTGATTTCATGGATAATATCTCCAAAAGACGTGTCCTCTTGAGGTGGTCTGCCAACAACAGTAAATGGAAAGATAGCATTTTGACGAGCGTAAACTTTATGCACTTTCATGACAGGAAAGTCATGAATTAAGCTATAATAACCAAGATGGTCTCCAAATGGCCCTTCTGGTTTTGTTTGATGAGGATAAATCTCACCTGTTATAACAAAATCAGCATCGTGACTAATACAGTAGCCATCTACATAACTGTATTGAAAACGCCTTCCTGCTAATAAACCAGCAAATGTCATTTCACTTAACCCTTCTGGTAATGGCATCACAGCAGACAACGTATGAGCAGGTGGGCCTCCGATAAAAATGCTTACCTTTAACGGTTCATCACGAGCTGTCGCTTTGGTTTGATGAACGCCAATCCCTCGGTGGATTTGATAATGAAGTCCAATTTCTTCATTAGGAATATACTCATTTCCTGTTAATTGAACACGATACATACCTAAATTAGAATTCATTATCCCGGGGTTGTCAGGGTCTTCTGTATATACTTGCGGAAGCGTTATAAAAGCCCCCCCATCCTCTGGCCAATGCTTAATTAATGGTAAATCAGTAATCCTTATTTCCTTAAATTCACTAGCTACCTTTTGTCTTTTTTGCGGTAAAGCTTTAAGGGCTGAGAATCCCGTAGAGATATTTTTAAATGGACTTTTCAACGCCTTCATTGGATCATTTCTAATTTCCATGACCTGTTGAACATTGTCCCACGTTTTTCTAAAAATAAATTTACTGCGCTCCACTGTCCCAAAAAGATTTGAAACAGCGCGATAATCCGACCCTTTCACATTTTCAAAAAGGAGGGCAGGACCTCCTTTTTCATAAGCTTGTAAATGTAATGTAGCCATTTCTAAATGTGGGTCCACCTCTTCTTTTATTCGAATCAAATGGCCATGCTGTTCTAAATCTTCTAGACACTCCTCTAAATGGCGATACATTATCGCGTCCCCCAGTCACACTTATAAATAAATATTTTATACGTTTCATCCATACCCTTTCTATTTTGCCACATTTTTGTCCGATAGAGAAGAGTAATAAGTATATAGCCTTGCAGCTAAAGAATTCACTTGTTATCCTTTGAAAAGGGCTAATAAAGTTATTTTAAAGAAAGAAGCTACATATTATTTTTTTTATAAAATAATTGTCTAACGCTTCGCAGAGCGATATAATCATAATCGTGAATCATTTATGTAAATTTCCATTACTGAAATCAGTCAGTAATGATGAAGGTGTGATAAAATGCTGATTAGACAACTACCTAATGCTATTACGATTACTAATTTAATCTTCGGTTTTCTATCAATCAGTTCTTCGTTTGTAGGCCACTACCAAAATGCCGCTATTTTTATTTTAATAGGAATGATGTTAGATAGCATGGATGGATGGTTAGCAAGAAAATTGGATGCTGAAACTGCTTTTGGTAAGGAAATGGATTCCCTTGCAGATATTATTACATTCGGGGTGGCTCCTGCCATTCTCATATTTGGCACAACTTTTGCCAATATGGGAATGATAGGTATGCTAATCACTGGTATGTTTCCTGTCTTTGGAGCTATTCGATTAGCGCGGTTTAATATTGATGAAGAGTCTTCGGTTAAAAGGTATTTTACAGGGGTTCCTATTACTGCAGCCGGCGGAATTATTGCATTGTTGACACTGTTCAGTTTTGCTGTCCCAGACGCTGCCCTGTCAGCAGTTTATACATTATTATGTGTTTTAATGGTTAGCAGGCTTAAAATTCCTAGTTTAAAAGGGATACCCATCCCAAAATACGCCATACTTACAACACTCCTTCTAATATCATTGCTTTACGTAACAAGGTTTAATGCATCGATCGAATATTCAAATTGGATTATCTTTGCTATTATTTTGTATTTAGTCTATATGATTATCCATTTTGTCCTTAAAAAAAAGCGATTAACACGAAATAATGCGAGTATTGACGAGGATTAAACCCCTAATTAATTTATCTAGTATAAAAGATGCCGCTTATTAATAAAATGATAAGCGGCATCTTTTATTAGGCTCGTTTTGAAAGTGCAAGTATGTGCATAGACGAGACACGTCACGTTCGCTATTATAAAGTACACACATTATCGTTTCTACTTTTTCTTTACCTACCACCGACATGTGACAGAATTGTTAGTCACCTTTTTCCTCTTCTTATTATTTAGTTCTTTTGTTATAGTGATTCCAAATTCTCGTTCTATTTCTGGCATCATTTTTTTCACAACCGTTCTTAATACAAGTGAAGGACTTCGTCACTTCTTAACACTCTTCTCAAACATGCCAGTTCTCCTGAATTTATGCCGTCGCTTTTCTCTTTTGTGCTACGACAGCCGAATAACTCGCCATTAGCCTTGTGCATATATCCTCCCATGAATACGTTATAGCTTGTAACCGAGCTTGGTGCCCCATATATGCCTTTAAATGGTTATTAGTTAAGAGTGCAGTGCAAGCTTTTGTAAAGGAAGCCACATCCCCAGGAGAGCATAAATACCCTGTTTTATCATCAATGACCAAATGTTTCGTCCCTCCTTTATCAGCACCAATTACTGGTACGCCAGAAGCAAGAGCTTCCAAAACGACATTACCGAACGTCTCAGTAGCTGATGGAAACATGAAGATATCAGAAGAAGCATATAATTCTGCTAATTTATCACTATTTGCGAAACCAGTAAACGTGATTTCTTTGTAATATTTTTCTTTTAGTTCTGATAATAACGGACCGTCACCTGCCATAATAAGATGTGTATTTTTAAAGAGTGATTTCGGCAGTTTAAAATACGTTTTAATAACTGTTTCAATGTCTTTTTCGGGAGCTATTCTACCAGCATACAGTATAATATTTTTCTCAGTAATGCCGTAGTTTTTCTTAATGAGGGTTGAACGTTTTTGCGGGGTAAAAAAACCGTGATCCACTCCTCTTCCCCAAATATCTATATTGGGATGGAGATTATGGTAAACCAACTTTTCTTTTGTACTTTCAGAAGGTACATATACTTTCGCAAATGGTCGGTGGAACCATTTCATATATTTCCATAGCCATTTTTCTAAAAAGTCTAAATGATAATAGGATAAATAATCATCAAAGTGAGTATGATAAGAGGCCACCATAGGGATATGATATTTTTTACCAAAATGATGAGCGAAAAGACCAAGATTAAATGGTGTAGCTACATGAATAATATCGGGATTAAACGCTTCTACTGACTGTTTTAATTGACCGACATTTGGAAATGCCAGGCGACATTCTCGATATAACATAAACGGTATACTTCTAAACCTTTCGATCGTTGGTGTTGTAAGGGATGTAGATTCAAGTGTGTTAGGAACAAACAGCTTATAGTCTATCCCCCTTTCAGTTAGATAGTCCGCGAGTCTTTTTAACGTCCGAGCCACACCATTAACTTCAGGGACGTACGTATCCGAAAAAATTGCTATTCGCATGAATCAACCTCCCGTGACAGTAGAATAAATCACTTCTCACAGGTAATATAGCAAATCAATGTGAATGCAATATTGAGAGAACTTAAATCTTTTTTCTTGAAATCACACAGTATACTCACAATTTCTTTACAAACTTTTCAGTTTAATTGGGTTTATAATTATTATGTTGCGTATGATAAAATAGCCTCGCACACTCTATCTGGAAGTTCTTCTGTAATAAGGTGCCCTGCTTTTTCATACACTTTTAAGTCGCAGTTTGGAAGATCGTTTGCAAGTCTATATCCAATATTTACTGGGACCACCCGATCTTCACGTCCCCAGATTAATAACACAGGAAGATCGATCTTATTTAAATCTCTCCCGATTAAATCACCCTCTCTATGACGAATCAATCTTATGAGACTTTTATACATTTTTTTATCTTTAAGTGGCCGTCCGAATTCTTCGATATGACTGTTAGTAATAAATGACTGATCGTAAAACACGTTCTTTAACCCTGATGCAACACCATGTTTGTGAATATAGAATGCCATTAACTTATCAAAAAAAGGGATATAGCTACAGTAAATGAGGCGCTTTTTGCAGCGTTTTAAATACCCTGAACACCCAATTAAGATGAGTTTATTAATATTGCAAGGCGCACTTTTAGCAAGGTTTAAAGCAATTTGACCACCCATTGAATGACCGACTACTATCACATTTTGTAAGTTGAAATAGTTTAGAATATCATTGACTAACATCCCATAATGGTGATAGCTGTAAATGAAAGAAGTTGATTTTTCACTACGACCAAACCCTGGAAAATCTACCGCCACAACGGAGAAATATTTCTGAAGCATGGGAAAGATCTTGTGAAATGTATACGTGGATGACATGAATCCATGAAGTAATAAAAGTGGCGGTTTGTCTCGAGTGATAGCATGTTCACAATAAATCGCCATATCATTAATAAGACATGTTTCTTTCACCCAAGTGCTTTCCATTTAATCATCGTCTCTCCTTTAATGCTCTATTACCGCTATTATTCCCTTTATCTCCCCTTCCAGTCGCGTTTATTTTACTCGTTTTAGGGAAAAACATAATAGTTCCAAAAAGCCTTCATATGTATTATTGTTATTATTTTTGTTATGGGAGGAATACAATGATTTTTAATGAAGAATTATTTAGAAATAAGCATATTCTTATAACAGGTGCCTCAGGAGGAATTGGTGAAAAAACCGCCTTTTTAGCAGCAAAATATGGGGCGGAAATATCGATTACAGGTCGAAATGAACAGAAACTTTCTGCTCTAAGGAATAAGTGTTTAAATGAAGGTATACCGGAAGAAAAGGTAATAGTCATACGGGCTGATATAACAGAACCTAAAGATCGTGAGCATATCGTTAAAGAAGCCGAAAAACATCATGGCATGATCTACGGCCTAGTAAACTCCGCTGGTATAAGCGGTGGAGATACGTTAGAAAATACATCTGAGAATGACATTCGTAAAATAATGGAACTAAATTATACTGCAACAGTTTTACTCACTCAGCTAGTTTACAAACAGATGAAACCCCACCAAACAGGGGCTATTGTAAACGTCAGCTCACTTTCTGGGCTCCGGGGTACATACGGAAATACCGCTTATAGCGCTTCTAAATTTGCATTGATTGGTTTTACGCACTCTTTTGCTTTGGAAGCTATCGAGCATAATATAAGAGTCAATGCTGTATGTCCAGGCTATGTGAATACTGACATGGCCAAGGATATAATAGTTAAAAAAGCTAAGAAAGCAGGTCGGACTTATGAAGATCACCTCCCCCTCATTAAAGAAAATTTACCTTCAGGGCGAATGACTGAGCCTGAAGAGGTGGCTAATAGTATTTTATTTTTGTTAAGCCCAGCAGCTACTAATATTGTAGGTGAATCAATGAAACTGTCTGGCGGAAGTGTCATGCGTTAAAGAATATATAGCAAAAGGAATGGGTGGCTCTAATCAGACATTGTAGTCATACCACCACTTCCTTTTGCATCTGAATCGTAGCAGAATAGAATGTTATCCACTACTATACTTTTTCAAATCATATCAATAAGTTGAGTCATCGTAGTCTGAAGGCGTATTTGACGTTCCGTGTTCCTCAACAGCCTCCCACGTATCTTTTCTTAACGACTCTTTGTAGGAGTGGGCATTTTGTGGTAAAGGCTTTGTCACGTCTTCTTCAACAGGTCGTGCCCTCGATCTTTTTTGATCCTCTGCGTGATCCAAACAATACCGAGTTTCTGGTATAATTTCGAGGCGCTCATAAGGAATCTCACGGCCGCAAACAATACATTGCCCATAGGTCCCTTCGTCGATCGCTTTAAGGGCCTCCTTAATATCATCCATTTTCTCAGAAGCATGGTGAATCAACCCTTCATCTATTTGCCTATCATACATTTGAGAACCTTGATCCCCAGGATGATTCGGAGTTCCAGATAACTCTTCATTGTTAGTTAACGTCTCAGCCTTTTCATTATCTATGACCCTTCCTAACTCTCTCTTTTTGTCGAATAATATTTTTTCGAATTTCATATAGCGTTCTTCTATCATGTTATATCCCTCCACTGTTAAAAACTCGTACCATCACCACTGTTTACCTATTCACGTTTTTAAGATCTACAAAACCAGGACTTAATACTTATATTTTGTCGTTTTTTTCACTATAGTGACTTTTTTCGACAAATTACATTGATTTTCACATAGATTTATAGTAACATTCACTTAAGAATAGATCTTAAGTCGCAGGAGTTTTAGTTTTAATCTACTAACATATTTTTCTAATACACATACTTTAATCATAGTTTTAAAAGCTACTATACAAACCGTAATCTTAAAAAGTCACTTCTTTTAATTAGAAAATGACCTTTACTGAACAGTGGGATGTATAGATTTTTTTATATAAAACTACTTGATCATCATAGAGGGGGAAAATAACTATGTTCAGTACAAATGAAAAACTCCTGAAAACGATGCATTATAATGTTATGTTTACTGACCCGAAGAATTTATTTCCACAACAAGTTATGAATGCTATTAGTGGATGGTTAGAAACAAATTATATGAATAAGGTCTCAGGATCAGCTGTAAATAATAAAAAAAATTGGATCTTTGTTATGGTGGAAGGATATGATGAGAAAACGTTTGAGTCTCTTAAACAGCTTCAACTAAACACACCTGATTCACCGACAGTCCTTGTCGTCAAATCGCCGGTTGAACATGAGATCTTAAGCTATTTGTCACTACCTTTGAACGGTCTTGTATCTTTGGATTTCCTAACAAATCACAGCCATCATGTTATGGAAGCTATTATGAAAAACGGTGTTTTTCTTGAAACGAGCTTACACCGCGATTTAAGTATCGCCATTGAAAATAAAAAATCTTATACGACACCTATTAAACGATTCATTTTAAATGAGAAGAAAATAACGATTCCTTTGAATGAGCGTGACCGCCAAGTCCTTCAATTATTACTAGATGGTCTCAGTAATTCAGAGATTGCTAATAAACTTCATTTTGCCAGGTCCACTATTTCGTCAATTATTAGTGCATTACTTAAAAAGATGAAAGCTAATGACCGAACCGACGCTACGGTAAAAGCTATTCGAAATGGATGGGTTGATGCTATACGTTAAATATATCGTTAATAGCGCATTATTAACGACTTATATAAGAAAAGAAGGTGTCAAATTGTGACACCTTTTTTTAGTATAGTCTGATAATCAATACGTTTTTGGCACCCACGGTTATGACTGCTTTAAGGATACATCGCTTTACAAAGTTTGAGTTCATCGTTAGTTCCATAGCCTCCTAAAACGTACAAATAACCCCTTATTACAGGGAGGTTTTCCTATTCCCTAAGGTTTATTTAGAGGCGTTAAATAGATAAAATCTCCGTCATTTTAATCATATCGTGATCAAATAAGCGCGTAGCTTTTAGCGACTCATTAATGTCCATATGAAAAAGGGCATTATTTTTTATCCCGACGACTTTATTTGTTTCTCCTGCCCTTAGCAATTCAACGGCTTTTATTCCCATTTTACTTGCTAAAATGCGATCGAAAGACGTCGGATCTCCACCACGTTGAATAAAACCTAGTACCGTGATTCTGGCATTCATTTCAGCTTTGTCTAATAATACTTTCTGTAAATCAGCTGCTTGACCTGCCCCTTCAGCAAGCATAATAATATGATGCTGTTTTCCTCTTGCTTTTCCAGCTTTTAATTTACTGACAACCTGATCGGTTGAGATGGGATCTTCAGGGATTATGATACTTTCTGCTCCTCCAGCTAAGCCTGCGTAAAGCGCAATATCTCCGCAATTTCTACCCATCACCTCGATGATCGTCGCTTTATCATGCGAGGTAGACGTATCT
The genomic region above belongs to Bacillus sp. A301a_S52 and contains:
- the pfkA gene encoding 6-phosphofructokinase — translated: MDRIAVLTSGGDAPGMNAAIRAVVRAAVVFDMQIYGVYRGFHGLIEGDFIEMDASSVGDIIHKGGTILKSSRSEEFKTKEGRMKALSNLKEKGIDGLVVIGGDGSFQGAKELSDMGIKTIGLPGTIDNDLHYTDYTIGFDTAVNTVLEAITKIRDTSTSHDKATIIEVMGRNCGDIALYAGLAGGAESIIIPEDPISTDQVVSKLKAGKARGKQHHIIMLAEGAGQAADLQKVLLDKAEMNARITVLGFIQRGGDPTSFDRILASKMGIKAVELLRAGETNKVVGIKNNALFHMDINESLKATRLFDHDMIKMTEILSI